One Vicugna pacos chromosome X, VicPac4, whole genome shotgun sequence DNA window includes the following coding sequences:
- the DYNLT3 gene encoding dynein light chain Tctex-type 3 translates to MEEYHRPCDEVGFNADEAHNIVKECIDGVLGGEDYNQNNINQWTASIVEQSLAHLVKLGKAYKYIVTCAVVQRSAYGFHTASSCFWDTTSDGTCTVRWENRTMNCIVNVFAIAIVL, encoded by the exons ATGGAGGAGTACCACCGCCCCTGCGACGAG GTTGGCTTCAATGCTGATGAAGCCCACAATATTGTTAAGGAG TGTATAGATGGAGTCTTGGGAGGTGAAGATTATAATCAGAACAACATTAACCAATGGACTGCAAGCATAGTGGAACAATCCTTAGCACATCTGGTTAAGCTGGGAAAAGCTTATAAGTATATTG tgacCTGTGCAGTGGTTCAGAGGAGTGCATATGGCTTTCACACAGCCAGCTCATGTTTTTGGGACACCACATCTGATG gaaCCTGTACTGTAAGATGGGAGAACCGAACCATGAACTGTATCGTCAACGTGTTTGCCATTGCTATTGTCCTGTAA